One stretch of Caldinitratiruptor microaerophilus DNA includes these proteins:
- a CDS encoding sensor histidine kinase, with protein MRGLKWLVELHNRTPLFVKVLGANGFFIVTGALGGYAIARFGLTGNDVLLFIAAGLIFTLVVNFALLRVAFDPLFRLHSVIEAVRSGEFTARSPQIPGDPDVSRLTEAFNLMLDRLNEYRQSVSSQILRALEDERKRIARELHDETSQALTSIIIAQEMVEQGLPEGDPLRERVRFAREYTLRTLEEIRRLTFDLRPSILDDLGLVPAIRWYLKNRLAADGLRITLDVAPEAEEVRLPEETEITLFRIVQEALTNVRKHSRATEVTVRIWLTPGRLHARVADNGIGFSTEEAFHADARGRGLGLLGMRERAALVRGANLRVESEPGRGSVVEVEVPIGG; from the coding sequence ATGCGCGGCCTGAAGTGGCTCGTCGAACTTCACAACCGGACCCCGCTCTTCGTGAAGGTGCTCGGGGCGAACGGGTTCTTCATCGTCACCGGTGCCCTGGGCGGGTACGCGATCGCGAGGTTCGGCCTCACCGGGAACGACGTCCTGCTCTTCATCGCCGCCGGCCTCATCTTCACGCTCGTCGTCAACTTCGCCCTGTTGCGGGTGGCCTTCGACCCCCTGTTCCGGCTCCACTCCGTCATCGAGGCCGTGCGCTCGGGCGAGTTCACCGCCCGCAGCCCCCAGATCCCCGGTGACCCGGACGTATCCCGCCTCACCGAGGCGTTCAACCTCATGCTCGACCGCCTGAACGAGTACCGTCAGTCGGTCTCCTCCCAGATCCTGCGGGCGCTCGAGGACGAGCGCAAGCGCATCGCCCGGGAGCTGCACGACGAGACGAGCCAGGCGCTCACCAGCATCATCATCGCCCAGGAGATGGTGGAACAGGGGCTGCCGGAGGGGGATCCGCTCCGTGAGCGGGTGCGGTTTGCCCGGGAGTACACCCTGCGGACGCTCGAGGAGATCCGCCGGCTCACCTTCGACCTGCGGCCTTCCATCCTCGACGACCTGGGCCTGGTCCCGGCCATCCGCTGGTACCTGAAGAACCGCCTGGCCGCGGACGGGCTGCGCATCACGCTCGACGTGGCCCCGGAGGCCGAGGAGGTCCGGCTGCCCGAGGAGACGGAGATCACGCTCTTCCGCATCGTCCAGGAGGCGCTGACCAACGTGCGCAAGCACAGCCGGGCCACGGAGGTCACGGTGCGGATCTGGCTGACGCCGGGGCGGCTGCACGCCCGGGTGGCGGACAACGGCATCGGCTTCAGCACAGAGGAGGCGTTCCATGCCGACGCCCGTGGCCGGGGGCTCGGCCTCCTCGGGATGCGGGAGCGGGCGGCTCTGGTCCGGGGGGCGAACCTGCGGGTGGAATCGGAGCCCGGGCGGGGATCGGTGGTGGAAGTGGAGGTGCCCATCGGTGGCTGA
- a CDS encoding S8 family serine peptidase — protein MCRTSKGFLALLVTLLLSAAAVPAQGAVPPGTSGDGAAGQTVRVYVEAAGSIAEALEKEIGVRHRFPRGFSADVPRHVADELARRQGVTVRPVAVREPLGPGAGKAGKPASTPRPQDRTPWGVEVVYDDPALEAVPRYGGRAVVAILDTGVAPHPDLEPPAQCRDFTGRAPYVDGRCADRDGHGTHVTGTIAATGGESGTGIFGVAPGIRYYSYKVCNSLCFGDDVAAAIREAVRSGANIISMSLGGEEPDALEQEAIREAAARGVLIVAAAGNTGPDPGTVLYPAAFPEVVAVASLYQVEPHDVRADNLSVNSWSARGVDDGDDRTISEGEVEVAAPGYEVESTWKDGGYVVLSGTSMATPHVTGLAALVWDELDGDARRVREWLRNRAKQYDITRASGGGAGPGYDIASGYGNPRYGGR, from the coding sequence ATGTGCAGGACGTCGAAGGGATTCCTGGCCCTTCTCGTGACCCTGCTCTTGAGCGCCGCGGCGGTGCCGGCCCAGGGCGCGGTGCCCCCGGGTACCTCCGGAGACGGTGCGGCCGGACAGACCGTGCGGGTCTACGTCGAGGCTGCCGGTTCCATCGCCGAGGCGCTCGAGAAGGAGATCGGGGTCCGGCACCGCTTTCCCAGGGGCTTCAGCGCCGACGTACCCCGTCACGTGGCGGACGAGCTCGCCAGGCGCCAGGGCGTGACCGTGAGGCCGGTGGCCGTGCGGGAGCCCCTGGGGCCGGGCGCGGGCAAGGCCGGGAAGCCCGCCTCCACTCCGCGGCCGCAGGACCGGACTCCCTGGGGGGTCGAGGTCGTCTACGATGATCCCGCGCTGGAGGCCGTCCCCCGTTATGGCGGCCGCGCGGTCGTGGCGATCCTCGACACCGGGGTGGCCCCCCACCCGGATCTCGAACCGCCCGCCCAGTGCCGGGACTTCACGGGCAGGGCGCCCTACGTGGATGGCCGCTGCGCCGACAGGGACGGCCACGGTACCCACGTGACCGGGACCATCGCCGCCACCGGCGGGGAGTCCGGGACGGGGATCTTCGGGGTCGCGCCGGGCATCCGGTACTACTCGTACAAGGTCTGCAACTCCCTGTGCTTCGGCGACGACGTGGCCGCCGCCATCCGGGAAGCGGTCCGCAGCGGCGCGAACATCATCTCGATGTCGCTCGGCGGCGAAGAACCCGACGCGCTGGAGCAGGAGGCCATCCGCGAGGCGGCGGCGCGGGGCGTCCTCATCGTCGCGGCGGCCGGCAACACGGGTCCCGACCCCGGTACCGTCCTCTACCCGGCGGCCTTCCCGGAGGTCGTCGCGGTCGCCTCTCTCTACCAGGTGGAGCCGCACGACGTGCGCGCGGACAACCTTTCGGTGAACAGCTGGTCGGCCCGGGGCGTCGACGACGGCGACGACCGGACCATCTCCGAGGGCGAGGTGGAAGTGGCGGCGCCCGGGTACGAAGTCGAGTCGACGTGGAAGGACGGCGGCTACGTCGTCCTCTCCGGCACGTCCATGGCGACGCCCCACGTGACCGGCCTGGCCGCCCTCGTCTGGGACGAACTGGACGGCGACGCCCGCCGGGTGCGCGAATGGCTCCGGAATCGGGCCAAGCAGTACGACATCACCCGGGCCAGCGGCGGCGGTGCCGGGCCGGGCTACGACATCGCCTCGGGGTACGGCAACCCTCGCTACGGCGGCCGGTGA
- a CDS encoding outer membrane protein assembly factor BamB family protein encodes MSYIARTARPGTLARVLARVLAAALISAATLRGVARAEEGSPSPPPPPPPPELRVVHLTDTHWVAGGANEGTRAVLAEVAALAPTPDLVIHGGDVTEMGRPQEYREFLTAVAPLGIPLEAVPGNHDARWLDAGKRGFREAFGQPYRSFDRGGVHFVLLDSTVEAETHGHFDPSLLEWLEEDLRRVGPDRPVVVFFHHPVAYTPLSFTDSDDELLSVLARYNVRAVLTGHGHLHMAWERNGIPFFMTRAADERGYKVLDFAGGILRVYDGEAGAPLRLAAHIPLRRPQEAGRLRLGRLDLVGGRLRFSVEARGLAPDAQIGYRVDLQPWQPLTGQAGRLAAEVDLTGLLPGLHRLRVWAAPAGAALPGAAATAAQWEARDLGPSWSDFADFETAAPQKPEGPEQPGVLWRQVTPAGIQAAPAVDTGAVYVADRSGRVAAVDPATGRVRWQFQARGGVVGSPLLDTGRVLVGDLAGNLYALDAATGRTVWRRELGAPVLAEPLAAAGLLFVGDADGVLHALDPATGRERWQYRAGGLIRARATYAAGRVYVGAWDRTVHAVDAFTGEPVWTRELPGSTYYSPANTPFLYYRGRLFVTRSMPPGEAGLYALDARDGRVLWSAPGGYGYSTPVLHGGLVAAATGDGTVRAFDPMTGAVRWETRTGLTTFDGALTSFGGSLVLAGLSGQVAAVVPPPPTVPGADAPTAPGQEAPARPPAGVPPQGTVAWRFAAGPGYLFARPAAGGDRVYLASLSGLLVAVRAPAAASLPLTTGSPGLQARVAPAPGFPDVVTHWARDSVALARAMGLATGRPDGGFHPDGPLTRAEMAALVVRYLGLAPATSPPGPGTGPAPQPSPEAPPHLADIEGHWGAPYIRALEAEGLVGGIPGPDGKRLFQPDRPVTRAEMATLLARVVARTAPSRGFDSRLRDLGGHWAAEPVRSLEELRIVSGTRRPDGTFAFEPDRPVTRAEAAVLLVRLALP; translated from the coding sequence ATGTCATACATTGCCAGGACGGCCCGGCCCGGTACCCTGGCACGGGTCCTCGCACGGGTTCTGGCTGCCGCCCTGATCAGCGCTGCTACTCTGCGGGGGGTGGCCAGGGCAGAGGAGGGGTCTCCCTCACCCCCGCCGCCCCCACCGCCCCCGGAACTGCGGGTGGTCCACCTCACGGACACCCACTGGGTGGCGGGCGGAGCGAACGAAGGTACCCGTGCGGTCCTGGCCGAGGTCGCCGCGCTCGCTCCCACGCCCGACCTCGTGATCCACGGCGGCGACGTCACCGAAATGGGGCGCCCGCAGGAGTACCGGGAGTTCCTCACGGCAGTCGCGCCCCTGGGCATCCCGCTCGAGGCGGTTCCCGGCAATCACGACGCGCGCTGGCTGGACGCCGGCAAGCGCGGCTTCCGTGAGGCGTTCGGACAGCCTTACCGCTCCTTCGACCGGGGCGGCGTCCATTTCGTCCTGCTCGACTCCACCGTGGAGGCCGAGACCCATGGCCACTTCGATCCGTCCCTCCTGGAGTGGCTGGAAGAGGACCTCCGGCGGGTCGGGCCCGACCGGCCGGTGGTCGTCTTCTTCCACCACCCCGTGGCCTACACGCCCCTCTCGTTCACGGACTCCGACGACGAGCTCCTGTCCGTTCTCGCCCGCTACAACGTCCGCGCCGTCCTGACCGGACACGGGCACCTGCACATGGCGTGGGAGCGCAACGGCATCCCCTTCTTCATGACCCGGGCGGCGGACGAGCGGGGCTACAAGGTTCTCGACTTCGCCGGGGGAATCCTGCGGGTGTACGACGGCGAGGCCGGCGCCCCCCTGCGTCTGGCGGCGCACATTCCGCTCAGACGCCCGCAGGAGGCCGGCCGCCTCCGGCTGGGCCGGCTGGACCTCGTCGGGGGCCGGCTGCGTTTCTCCGTCGAGGCGCGAGGGCTCGCTCCGGACGCGCAGATCGGGTACCGGGTCGACCTCCAGCCCTGGCAACCGCTCACCGGGCAAGCGGGCCGGCTGGCGGCGGAGGTCGACCTGACCGGCCTCCTGCCGGGCCTGCACCGCCTCCGCGTCTGGGCCGCGCCCGCAGGGGCCGCGCTGCCCGGGGCGGCCGCCACGGCGGCGCAGTGGGAGGCGCGGGACCTGGGCCCGTCGTGGAGCGACTTTGCGGACTTCGAGACCGCCGCGCCCCAGAAACCGGAGGGACCCGAGCAGCCCGGGGTACTGTGGCGCCAGGTCACCCCGGCCGGGATCCAGGCCGCCCCGGCGGTCGACACCGGAGCCGTGTACGTGGCCGACCGGTCGGGCCGGGTCGCCGCGGTGGACCCGGCCACCGGTCGGGTGCGCTGGCAGTTCCAGGCCCGTGGCGGAGTGGTGGGCTCCCCGCTGCTCGACACCGGCCGCGTTCTCGTCGGCGACCTGGCCGGGAATCTCTACGCGCTCGACGCGGCGACGGGCCGCACGGTGTGGCGGCGCGAACTCGGCGCGCCGGTGCTCGCCGAACCGCTCGCCGCCGCCGGCCTTCTCTTCGTCGGCGATGCGGACGGCGTGCTGCACGCGCTCGACCCGGCGACGGGCCGTGAGCGCTGGCAGTACCGGGCCGGCGGCCTCATCCGGGCCCGGGCGACCTACGCGGCCGGGCGCGTGTACGTCGGCGCCTGGGATCGCACCGTGCACGCGGTCGACGCCTTCACCGGGGAGCCCGTCTGGACGCGGGAACTGCCGGGGAGCACGTACTACTCTCCGGCGAACACGCCCTTCCTGTACTACCGGGGCCGGCTGTTCGTGACCCGCAGCATGCCCCCGGGGGAAGCCGGCCTCTACGCGCTGGACGCGCGGGACGGCCGGGTGCTGTGGTCGGCCCCAGGGGGGTACGGTTACAGCACGCCCGTGCTTCACGGCGGGCTCGTGGCAGCGGCGACCGGCGACGGAACGGTCCGGGCGTTCGACCCGATGACCGGCGCCGTCCGCTGGGAAACCCGCACGGGCCTCACGACCTTCGACGGCGCCCTCACCTCCTTCGGCGGCAGCCTCGTCCTGGCGGGGCTCTCCGGCCAGGTGGCGGCCGTCGTCCCGCCACCCCCGACCGTTCCCGGCGCGGACGCCCCCACAGCCCCCGGGCAGGAGGCGCCGGCCCGTCCCCCTGCCGGGGTCCCGCCGCAGGGCACGGTGGCCTGGCGCTTCGCCGCCGGCCCCGGCTACCTGTTCGCCCGCCCGGCCGCCGGCGGCGATCGGGTCTACCTCGCCTCCCTGAGCGGCCTGCTCGTCGCAGTGCGGGCGCCCGCCGCAGCCTCCCTTCCGCTCACGACGGGCTCGCCCGGCCTGCAGGCGCGCGTCGCCCCCGCTCCCGGGTTCCCCGACGTGGTGACACACTGGGCGCGGGATAGCGTGGCCCTCGCCCGGGCGATGGGCCTGGCCACGGGACGGCCGGACGGGGGCTTCCATCCCGACGGCCCCCTCACCCGCGCCGAGATGGCCGCACTGGTGGTCCGGTACCTGGGCCTCGCGCCGGCGACCTCGCCGCCGGGCCCGGGCACGGGTCCGGCGCCGCAACCCTCGCCGGAAGCGCCGCCCCATCTCGCGGATATCGAGGGCCACTGGGGCGCTCCCTACATCCGCGCCCTAGAGGCCGAGGGGCTGGTCGGCGGGATACCGGGGCCGGACGGCAAGCGCCTCTTCCAGCCGGACCGCCCCGTCACCCGCGCGGAGATGGCCACCCTGCTGGCGCGCGTCGTAGCGCGCACCGCTCCGTCCCGCGGGTTCGACAGCCGTCTCCGCGACCTCGGGGGCCACTGGGCGGCGGAGCCCGTGCGTTCCCTGGAGGAACTGCGGATCGTGAGCGGCACCCGGCGGCCCGACGGGACCTTCGCCTTCGAGCCCGATCGCCCGGTCACACGGGCGGAGGCGGCTGTCCTCCTGGTGCGGCTGGCACTGCCCTGA
- the moeB gene encoding molybdopterin-synthase adenylyltransferase MoeB: MTGAPAGAATAARPLLTDEQMERYSRHILLREVGVQGQRRLLDSRVLVVGAGGLGSPALLYLAAAGVGTIGVVDGDRVELNNLQRQVIHTTDRVGSPKVESAARTIAALNPDVQVRTYPTVLSSQNALDIIREYDVVVNGSDNFPTRYLVNDACVLLKRPLVDASVLMWEAQMAVFMPGKGCYRCLYPTPPPPGAVPSCGDAGVMGAMVGHVGTLQALEAIKILLGLGETMDSRLLLFDALYGDYRVLRRQRNPECPVCGDHPTITELVDYEQFCGVPAPRSNVEAAVGAAATPPAPAAPRAAWERPPAGEWEIEPEEAARYLGSPEVQWIDVRQPYEYELQHIPGARLIPLPDLNDRWREIDPDRPAILVCAVGERSGLATRALRRAGYQQVYNLRGGMAAWVNLQLKTESGGPS, from the coding sequence GTGACGGGTGCTCCGGCGGGTGCCGCCACCGCGGCCCGCCCGCTCTTGACCGACGAGCAGATGGAGCGGTACAGCCGGCACATCCTGCTCCGGGAGGTGGGGGTGCAGGGACAGCGCCGGCTCCTGGACAGCCGCGTCCTCGTGGTGGGGGCGGGGGGCCTCGGCTCGCCGGCCCTTCTGTACCTTGCGGCGGCCGGGGTTGGAACCATCGGGGTCGTGGACGGCGACCGCGTGGAGCTGAACAACCTCCAGCGGCAGGTGATCCACACGACCGACCGGGTCGGCAGCCCGAAGGTCGAGTCCGCCGCGCGCACCATCGCCGCCCTCAACCCGGACGTGCAGGTGCGCACCTACCCCACCGTGCTCTCCAGCCAGAACGCCCTGGACATCATCCGGGAGTATGACGTGGTGGTGAACGGCAGCGACAACTTCCCCACCCGGTACCTGGTCAACGACGCCTGCGTGCTCCTGAAGAGGCCGCTGGTCGACGCCTCCGTCCTCATGTGGGAGGCGCAGATGGCCGTCTTCATGCCCGGGAAGGGCTGTTACCGCTGCCTGTACCCCACCCCGCCGCCGCCGGGGGCGGTTCCGTCGTGCGGCGACGCCGGGGTGATGGGCGCCATGGTCGGCCATGTCGGGACGCTCCAGGCCCTCGAGGCGATCAAGATCCTGCTGGGCCTGGGCGAGACGATGGATAGCCGGCTCCTCCTCTTCGACGCCCTGTACGGCGACTACCGGGTGCTCCGGCGCCAGCGCAACCCCGAGTGCCCGGTGTGCGGCGACCACCCGACCATCACCGAACTGGTCGATTACGAGCAGTTCTGCGGCGTGCCGGCCCCCCGGAGCAACGTGGAGGCGGCGGTGGGCGCGGCGGCGACTCCGCCGGCTCCGGCGGCGCCGCGCGCGGCCTGGGAGCGCCCACCGGCCGGGGAGTGGGAGATCGAGCCGGAGGAGGCGGCGCGCTACCTGGGAAGCCCCGAGGTGCAGTGGATCGACGTCCGCCAGCCGTACGAGTACGAGCTCCAGCACATCCCCGGGGCCCGGCTCATCCCGCTGCCGGACCTCAACGACCGCTGGCGGGAGATCGACCCGGATCGCCCGGCCATCCTGGTCTGCGCCGTGGGGGAGCGCAGCGGCCTGGCGACCCGGGCCCTCCGGCGGGCAGGGTACCAGCAGGTGTACAACCTCCGCGGCGGCATGGCCGCCTGGGTGAACCTCCAGCTGAAGACCGAGTCGGGCGGGCCCTCCTGA
- a CDS encoding response regulator → MRVLLVDDHIMFRKGVHATLSAAEGITVVAEASTGKEAVDLAVRYRPDLVLMDINMPQMNGVQATRLIKQQVPETRIVILTVSDIDRDLFEAIKAGADGYLLKNLGPEELVAAVRAAGAGEAPVSPLMAAKVLKEFRQGKAAGGAPEDSHNLSPREVEVLQLASQGLTYKEIAARLYVAESTVKNHMRHIMEKLHLRNRSEAIRFAFREGLVQETGPSDDESRSP, encoded by the coding sequence TTGCGGGTCCTTTTGGTCGACGACCACATCATGTTCCGCAAGGGCGTGCACGCGACCCTGTCGGCGGCCGAGGGCATCACCGTGGTGGCCGAGGCGTCCACCGGCAAGGAAGCGGTCGACCTGGCAGTGCGCTATCGGCCCGATCTGGTGCTCATGGACATCAACATGCCGCAGATGAACGGGGTACAGGCCACCCGGCTCATCAAGCAGCAGGTGCCGGAGACCCGGATCGTGATCCTGACCGTGTCGGACATCGACCGCGACCTGTTCGAGGCCATCAAGGCCGGAGCCGACGGCTATCTGCTCAAGAACCTGGGGCCGGAGGAGCTCGTCGCGGCGGTTCGCGCCGCCGGCGCCGGAGAGGCGCCGGTCTCCCCGCTCATGGCGGCCAAGGTGCTGAAGGAGTTCCGCCAGGGCAAGGCGGCCGGGGGCGCGCCGGAGGACTCGCACAACCTGAGCCCCCGCGAGGTCGAGGTGCTGCAGCTGGCCAGCCAGGGGCTCACGTACAAGGAGATCGCCGCCCGGCTGTACGTCGCCGAGAGCACGGTCAAGAACCACATGCGTCACATCATGGAGAAGCTGCACCTGCGCAACCGCTCCGAGGCGATCCGGTTCGCCTTCCGGGAGGGGCTGGTGCAGGAAACGGGCCCGTCCGACGACGAGAGCCGTTCTCCGTGA
- a CDS encoding PAS domain-containing sensor histidine kinase, translating to MAVLTAAEVARALFEHAADAIVLVDRSRRVRALNPAASHLLGWEPEAACHLPCQEVLGCLDGQGRAFEPHACPCMQAQQGVPVRYFEMTVRGGGGQRVPVSVSASAVQVEGEEMVSVILRDLSAQRKLASELDARRREAEFLYGLARDLASLPGADTGIRAALDRLRQFYGLDVAGLLELEDSGRYLYYRFLSGTEQDFSHERIPVAESLHGPVITAGEVRVIPDWEEDLSGWKGRAPLMTSERVKSAVYLPLKSRGQVLGSLVLGSRTRRTFGEAEVELLKAAADHLAVAFDNYRLYSRLKDQAVAEERRRLAAEIHDSLAQTIAIIGQRVRELRRMLVQGSREVGEYVEALERVVDQAHREVRQAIFDLKSPVGLGPDFIETLREYLEEFSLIHHIPVELVTAPDTGLVVPLQMEVQLFRIVQEALSNVRKHSQASRVVVQFARRGPGLLVIRVEDDGIGFDVGQRPRKGHYGLQIMQERAKSVGGLMTVRSQPGRGTVVEVEIPLAKE from the coding sequence GTGGCGGTCCTGACGGCTGCAGAGGTGGCACGGGCGCTGTTCGAGCACGCCGCGGACGCCATCGTCCTCGTGGACCGGTCTCGCCGCGTCCGTGCCCTGAACCCGGCGGCAAGCCACCTCCTGGGTTGGGAGCCGGAGGCGGCGTGTCACCTGCCATGTCAGGAGGTCCTCGGCTGCCTGGACGGGCAGGGGCGCGCCTTCGAGCCGCACGCCTGTCCGTGCATGCAGGCGCAGCAAGGGGTGCCGGTGCGGTACTTCGAGATGACCGTCCGGGGCGGCGGCGGCCAGCGGGTGCCGGTTAGCGTCAGCGCCTCGGCGGTGCAGGTCGAGGGCGAGGAGATGGTCTCCGTCATCCTCCGCGACCTGTCGGCCCAGCGCAAGCTCGCCTCCGAGCTCGACGCGCGCCGGCGGGAGGCCGAGTTCCTGTACGGTCTGGCCCGCGACCTCGCCTCGCTGCCGGGGGCCGACACCGGCATCCGGGCGGCGCTCGACCGGCTCCGGCAGTTCTACGGGCTGGACGTCGCGGGGCTCCTCGAGCTCGAGGACTCCGGGCGGTACCTCTACTACCGGTTCCTGAGCGGGACCGAGCAGGACTTCAGCCACGAGCGGATTCCGGTGGCCGAGAGCCTGCACGGCCCGGTGATCACGGCCGGCGAGGTCCGGGTGATCCCGGACTGGGAGGAGGACCTCAGCGGCTGGAAGGGCCGCGCGCCGCTCATGACCAGCGAGCGGGTCAAGAGCGCGGTCTACCTGCCCCTCAAGAGCCGCGGCCAGGTGCTGGGCTCCCTGGTCCTGGGCAGCCGGACGCGGCGCACGTTCGGCGAAGCCGAGGTCGAGCTGCTGAAGGCTGCGGCCGATCATCTGGCGGTGGCCTTCGACAACTATCGCCTGTACTCGCGCCTGAAGGACCAGGCGGTCGCCGAGGAACGGCGGCGCCTGGCCGCGGAGATCCACGACAGCCTGGCCCAGACCATCGCCATCATCGGCCAGCGGGTGCGGGAGCTTCGCCGGATGCTCGTCCAGGGTTCCCGCGAGGTCGGCGAGTACGTGGAGGCCCTCGAACGGGTCGTGGACCAGGCCCACCGGGAGGTCCGGCAGGCCATCTTCGACCTGAAGAGCCCCGTCGGGCTGGGGCCGGACTTCATCGAGACGCTGCGGGAGTACCTGGAGGAGTTCAGCCTCATCCACCACATCCCCGTCGAACTCGTCACCGCTCCCGACACGGGGCTGGTGGTGCCGCTCCAGATGGAGGTGCAGCTCTTCCGCATCGTCCAGGAGGCCCTCAGCAACGTGCGCAAGCACAGCCAGGCGAGCCGCGTCGTGGTGCAGTTCGCGCGGCGGGGGCCGGGCCTCCTGGTCATCCGCGTGGAGGACGACGGCATCGGATTCGACGTGGGGCAGCGGCCCCGGAAGGGTCACTACGGCCTGCAGATCATGCAGGAGCGGGCCAAGTCGGTCGGCGGTCTCATGACCGTGCGCTCGCAGCCCGGTCGCGGCACCGTGGTGGAGGTCGAGATCCCGCTGGCGAAGGAGTGA
- a CDS encoding metallopeptidase family protein, with amino-acid sequence MDIERFSALADALAERLPEPLLAGLSGGIVIEERPRRHPGDPEGVYVLGEYIRDEWLGPRIVLYYGSFQRLFGAEPDSVWEQQLWDTIRHELRHHVEDQAGLRDLDVEDQIELERMREESREARRVGRLRRAARRLRGRAR; translated from the coding sequence GTGGACATCGAGCGGTTCAGCGCCCTGGCCGACGCCCTGGCGGAGCGCCTGCCGGAGCCCCTCCTCGCCGGGCTCTCGGGCGGGATCGTGATCGAGGAGCGGCCCCGGCGCCATCCCGGGGACCCCGAGGGCGTGTACGTCCTCGGGGAGTACATCCGGGACGAATGGCTCGGGCCCAGGATCGTGCTCTACTACGGATCCTTCCAGCGGCTGTTCGGCGCAGAACCGGACTCGGTGTGGGAGCAGCAGCTCTGGGACACGATCCGCCACGAGCTCCGCCACCACGTGGAGGACCAGGCGGGGCTCAGGGACCTGGACGTCGAGGACCAGATCGAGCTGGAGCGCATGCGAGAAGAGAGCCGGGAGGCCCGCCGCGTGGGCCGGCTCCGGCGCGCGGCGCGGAGGCTGAGAGGTCGTGCCCGCTAG
- a CDS encoding transglutaminase-like domain-containing protein, whose product MKVLTDRELEALVTLLGDEDRRTARIAREHLIGAGERALPFLAEGARAGDPLIRGRARLLLEELRQADLESRFAAFGARSDADLDLEEGAILVARIGNPDVDPTGVSAALDQLADGVRDRVPLDMPAADRVQILGRYLGAEVGLRAGGVEEPEHSFIDRVLERKVGVPILLSTIYILVGRRLGIAIRGVGLPGHFIARADLPTGVVYLDPAGGGRTWGRADCFAYLRSVGIAPTDAYLRPTTVRRMVARMVANLISSLTQRGEEPRAAQLHRLLDVLGTRDGGG is encoded by the coding sequence ATGAAGGTACTGACGGATCGTGAACTGGAGGCCCTGGTCACCCTCCTGGGCGACGAGGACCGGCGCACCGCCCGCATCGCCCGGGAACATCTGATCGGAGCCGGAGAGCGCGCCCTCCCCTTCCTGGCGGAAGGGGCCCGCGCCGGGGATCCGCTGATCCGGGGCCGGGCCCGGCTCCTGCTGGAGGAACTGCGCCAGGCAGACCTCGAGAGCCGTTTCGCCGCCTTCGGGGCGCGGTCGGACGCCGACCTCGACCTGGAGGAGGGCGCGATCCTGGTCGCCCGGATCGGCAACCCGGACGTGGATCCCACCGGTGTGTCCGCAGCCCTGGACCAGCTGGCGGACGGGGTCCGCGACCGGGTGCCGCTGGACATGCCGGCTGCGGACCGGGTGCAGATCCTGGGCCGGTACCTGGGAGCCGAGGTCGGACTGCGGGCCGGTGGGGTGGAGGAGCCGGAGCACTCCTTCATCGACCGCGTGCTCGAGCGGAAGGTCGGGGTCCCGATTCTCCTCTCGACGATTTACATCCTGGTCGGGCGGCGGCTCGGCATCGCCATCCGGGGCGTGGGGCTGCCGGGGCATTTCATCGCCCGGGCCGACCTGCCGACCGGGGTGGTCTACCTCGACCCGGCCGGAGGCGGGCGGACGTGGGGCCGCGCCGACTGCTTCGCGTACCTGCGGAGCGTGGGCATCGCTCCGACCGACGCCTACCTGCGGCCGACCACCGTGCGGCGGATGGTCGCCCGCATGGTGGCGAACCTCATCAGCAGCCTGACCCAGCGCGGGGAAGAACCCCGGGCTGCCCAGCTCCACCGGCTGCTGGACGTCCTGGGGACCCGTGATGGAGGAGGGTAA